DNA from Leptolyngbya iicbica LK:
ATCTGCGCCCGGCAATGCGGTCTTGCAGGGCTGGCTCCAGCTTCGAGCAATCGGGATAGTAGCCCAAAATGTGGAGCGATCGCCCCCGATGCACCGTACTCAGTTCCACACCGGGGACAATTTCGAGCTGGGTGCCCGCTGCGGCGATCGCCCGCTCACAGCCCGCCAGCGTGTCATGGTCGGTAATCGCCATCGCTTTCACCCCAGCGGCGATCGCCACCTGGACCAATTCCTCTGGCGTCAGGGTACCGTCCGAGCAGGTCGTGTGACAGTGCAGTTCTAGCATGGTTACTCTGCTCCTAGTTGACTAAAGACCTCATCCACAATGGCTTTGGCTTTATTATCCAGCACCAGCCAGTCCACATCATTGACCTCGCGATCGATAATCGACTCATCAACCTGCACGGGGCCATCGGTGACCGGATACGCCTGAAAACAGACGCAATAACAGAGGTGCCAAACATCGACAATCCGAGTCTGCTCGGCTTTGGTCAAGTGCAACTCATAGCCCGGAAAGGGCTGGGGGAGCTGCTGCAGTTCGGTGCGAATGGTCTCGGCGGTTTCCGGCGTCGCCTGATTCAGTTGCGATTGCAGTTCCTTGAACTGGTGCAAAGTCGCTTCCGAAGTCCCTTCCGGCCAGATTTGGGTTTCTTGATAGGTGCCTTGCCACTCTGAGTCTTCCAACTGCTTGCGAATGTTATCGATGATGCGGATCAGGGCTGGCTGCATCAGCTGATCGGCCAGGTGGCGCGCTTGGGGAGTCTCGAACTTCAGCATCAGGGTCAAAAGATTCACTCCTCTCAGCTTATCGATAAAGCTGCGAGCCCGTGACCTTTACGCATTTGATTAAGCTTTAGGCGCAAAAGAAGGGTTATTCAAGTTGGTCACAGAGACTTTTCAGCAATGGCAGTTGCGCCTTAATCAAGCAGTGTTGGGCGCGGGGAATGGTGAACCAATTGGCGTGATCGACTTCTGGAAACTCTTGCAGTTGGCCCGACTTGGGGGGCCATTCCATCATGAAGGAATTGCTGCGGATTTGCGTCGGGTCACAGTCGCCCGCAAAGGCCCAGGCTTTGACGCGCTTGCTCGACTGACGAATTTCTGGCAATTCTAAAAAGGGGGGGTGCGGGGTCAGGCCCGTCTCTTCAGTGAACTCACGACAGGCGGTGTGAAATAAATCTTCGTCCCCCTCGACCAATCCTTTGGGAATACTCCAGACGCCCGCATCACGCTTTTTCCAAAAGGGGCCACCTGGATGCACGAGCAGCACTTCCAACTCGGCATGATGGCGATACATTAATAGCCCAGCACTTTGTTTAACCATGGCAACCAATTGGGCGACAACGCCGGGAAATGTCTTCTGGCGCCGAGGAGCGATCGCAACTGGGGGCAAAATAAGAGAGCGAGCCCTCTGTCACTCACCCGTCACCCCCTCATCTGCACCGCCCAGTGCCAACCGCAAATGTCATGACCAACCTGCCCCAAAAAGCAATTGAGAACCTGGCCTGGGTTTTTCCTAATGCGGTGTTTTACAAAGCTACGCAAGCGCCCTGGGTGGCTCTGACCATTGATGATGTGCCGATTCCGGGAGAATCGGCCCCCTGCTCGACGCGCTGGATTTTAGACGCGATCGCAGAACACAACCAGAGTGTATCGGATCCGGCTGAGAACGTTCGTGCCACATTTTTCATTATTGGCAACCATCTGAATCGAGATTACGAGCTGCTGACCGATATGGTGGCTCAGGGCCACGAGCTGGCCAATCATGGCCTTGTCGATACCTGGCCCGCGTTACAGTCGCGTCTAGCGTTTGAAACCCACTTTCAACACACCCACGATCGCTTGATTGAGCAAGTACCCGACTCGCCGATCCGCTGGTATCGCCCGGGTCGAGCCTTCTACACTCCCTACATGCATGAGGTCATTCGTCAGGCTCCCGGTTACGAACCGTACTTTGCCCTGGCGTCAATGCTGCCGCTAGATACCCTGACCGCCACTGCCGACCCCAAATTCACCGCTGGGTATGTGGCGCAGCATGTGTTTCCCGGTGCGATTTTGCTGCTGCACGGCGGCTCGGTGGAGCGGTCAAAAAATACTGCTCAAGCCCTGCGGTTGATTTTGCCAAAGTTGCGATCGCAGGGCTATCGAGTCACCACCCTCAGCGACCTCTGGCATCAGGTGGAGGAGTGACTCGCGCGGGGTCAGGAAACTCCTGGGAGCAGATCAAGCAGCATCAAACGGCTGCTGAATTTGCTTCAGCAGTTGATAAAACGGCTCCCAGTCGTTCCCCACCACGATCGGTTCCCAAATCGCTTCAATTCTGGGCCGCAGCAGCACCGTCTGCGGATTGGTTTGACGGAGACGTTGCGATATTTGCGTCAACGCTTCAGCAGACTGGGTACGCAAAGCTTGCTGATAGTGCTGTCGCCACTGTTCCAGCAAAGTCTGAGCGCCCGCGTCCGAGGCTTGCATCGTCGTGGCAAAAATGGGGGCGTCGTCATTCACCCAGTCGGGCGAAAACTGCTCCGCCAAGGCGCGAAAAAAGTCGTGGTAGCCTACCGAGACGGAGTTCAGCAGATCCAAAGTTTGATTGATCAAGTCCGTGGCGAGGGGCTCCTCTAGCGACTCAAACCCCAGCTTGTGCAACATGCGCTGTGAGTAGTGGTGCTCATAGTGGGCTTCAAAGCGATCAAGGGCGGCTTCCATGTCCGCTTGAGGCATGACGCGCTGCAAAGGTTTTTGCAGCATCTTCAAATTCAGGTGGCAAATAGCGGGTTGGTTGCGATAGCAGTAGCGGCTGGCGTAGTCAAAATAGGCCGCCGTGAATTTGGGGTCGTACTGATCGATAAAGGCATAGGGGCCATAGTCAAAACTTTCCCCCGTGATGGACATGTTGTCGGTATTCAGCACGGCATGGCAAAAGCCCACCGACATCCACTGGGCCACCAGCTCGGCGGTGCGTTCCACCAGCTCACGGTAGAACTGGAGGTAGCGCTCATGGCGATCGCTCACCCCTTGCGCCGCCGGATAGTAATACTCAATCACGTGCTCTAACAACCGCTGAATCAGGTCGGTGCGGTCTAAATAATCTAGCCGCTCAAAGGTACCGAAGCGAATATGCGATCGGCTAAAGCGCACCATCACCGACGATCGCGTGGGCGACGGCTCATCTCCCCGAAACAGTTGCTCTCCCGTTTCAATCATGCTCAGCGTGCGGGAAGTGCGAACACCTAAGGCATGCAGCGCTTCTGCCGCCAACACCTCACGGACTCCTCCCTTGAGCGTCAGTCGCCCATCACCGCCCCGCGAGTAGGGCGTCGTGCCGGATCCCTTGGTGCCAAAGTCGTAGAGCTGCTCATCTTGCCCCATCACCTGGCCATAGAGAAAGCCGCGACCATCGCCCAAAAAGGCGTTGTACGCCCCAAACTGATACCCGTGGTAGCGCAAAGCTAAGAAAGGCGATCGCCCTTGAAATTTGCCAAACGCCTCGACAAAATGCTCATCGCTCACCGCTGCCGGGTCGAGCCCCAACTGGCGCAACACGGCATCATTGCGAAACCGCAGCAGCGTTTGCGGAAACTCCGCCGCCGCCACCTCATCGTAGTAATCATCCCCAATGGATTCCAGAGCGGGCACGTATTCCAACGACAGCAGTGGATTAACTTGCGTAGCGGCGGTCATAAGCAATTGCGACTTTATTCTCTCGACTTAAGAAAAGTGTAAGTTGTTAAAGTCCATTTGGTAAGGCTCAGGGAGTGGCAGGGTAAAGGGGTGGCTGGGTAAAGGGGTGGCTGGGTAAAGGGGTGGCTGGGTAAAGGGGTGGCTGGGTGGAATTCTCAATGAATCTGCCTACTTCAGCCACATCGGGAAACGGTACTTAAATGGCAAACCCAACTCTGATAGAAAGCGTCAGGGGTTAAGCATTGGCCCCCCTAGGCAACTCCATACTGAGCAGGCTGGTGGGCAACCCGTGGGAATTATTCGAGTTTGGCAAGTCAGTGTTTAGCGTTAGTTCGGAATGGCTAATCCCCTCCGATGGAGGGGTGCCCGGAGGGCGGGGTAGGTCAGATATCGGTCATGACTTGACTAACCCACCCCAACGCCCCTCCCCAGAGGGGATTCAATATCGACGGAGAGCTTCACGCTAAACATGTACTTGGGCAATGCCACCCCCCTACGCCCGGAAACACTATTTTTGAGCAGTTCCCGACCCAACCACCCTGCCACTCCACTTACCCAACCACCCTGCCACTCCACTTACCCAATGACCCTGCCACCCAGCTACCCACCGACTCCCCTTACCCAATCCGCCACAGGTGCGATACCCTTCTCACAGCCACGTTGGGAGAAATGGCATGGTCATGGGCGGCACGGGTAATTCGAATAACCTGCTGGGCAGCCGTTACCGCATT
Protein-coding regions in this window:
- a CDS encoding NUDIX domain-containing protein, with translation MVKQSAGLLMYRHHAELEVLLVHPGGPFWKKRDAGVWSIPKGLVEGDEDLFHTACREFTEETGLTPHPPFLELPEIRQSSKRVKAWAFAGDCDPTQIRSNSFMMEWPPKSGQLQEFPEVDHANWFTIPRAQHCLIKAQLPLLKSLCDQLE
- a CDS encoding polysaccharide deacetylase family protein — translated: MTNLPQKAIENLAWVFPNAVFYKATQAPWVALTIDDVPIPGESAPCSTRWILDAIAEHNQSVSDPAENVRATFFIIGNHLNRDYELLTDMVAQGHELANHGLVDTWPALQSRLAFETHFQHTHDRLIEQVPDSPIRWYRPGRAFYTPYMHEVIRQAPGYEPYFALASMLPLDTLTATADPKFTAGYVAQHVFPGAILLLHGGSVERSKNTAQALRLILPKLRSQGYRVTTLSDLWHQVEE
- a CDS encoding protein adenylyltransferase SelO, whose protein sequence is MTAATQVNPLLSLEYVPALESIGDDYYDEVAAAEFPQTLLRFRNDAVLRQLGLDPAAVSDEHFVEAFGKFQGRSPFLALRYHGYQFGAYNAFLGDGRGFLYGQVMGQDEQLYDFGTKGSGTTPYSRGGDGRLTLKGGVREVLAAEALHALGVRTSRTLSMIETGEQLFRGDEPSPTRSSVMVRFSRSHIRFGTFERLDYLDRTDLIQRLLEHVIEYYYPAAQGVSDRHERYLQFYRELVERTAELVAQWMSVGFCHAVLNTDNMSITGESFDYGPYAFIDQYDPKFTAAYFDYASRYCYRNQPAICHLNLKMLQKPLQRVMPQADMEAALDRFEAHYEHHYSQRMLHKLGFESLEEPLATDLINQTLDLLNSVSVGYHDFFRALAEQFSPDWVNDDAPIFATTMQASDAGAQTLLEQWRQHYQQALRTQSAEALTQISQRLRQTNPQTVLLRPRIEAIWEPIVVGNDWEPFYQLLKQIQQPFDAA